The Rhodococcus sp. X156 genome window below encodes:
- a CDS encoding alpha-ketoglutarate-dependent dioxygenase AlkB: MAGALQSSLFDVADEGPVLGELGAAVQRRQLSHGAWVDVLPGWLTGSEAVFDRLVDGVPWRAERRQMYDRVVDVPRLVCFYRDGDRLPDPLLVQARRRLDAHYGPELGEPFTTAGLCFYRDGADSVAWHGDRVGRGRSTDTMVAILSLGADRPLLLRPTEGGGPTLRYSLGHGDLLVMGGSCQRTWEHAVPKSTRPTGPRISVQYRPAHVR, from the coding sequence ATGGCAGGTGCGCTGCAGTCGTCGCTGTTCGACGTCGCCGACGAGGGCCCGGTGCTCGGCGAGCTGGGTGCCGCGGTGCAGCGCCGCCAGCTCAGCCACGGCGCCTGGGTGGACGTGCTGCCCGGCTGGCTCACCGGCTCCGAGGCGGTGTTCGACCGGTTGGTGGACGGGGTGCCCTGGCGGGCGGAGCGCCGACAGATGTACGACCGGGTGGTCGACGTGCCCCGGCTGGTCTGCTTTTACCGCGACGGCGACCGGCTGCCCGACCCACTGCTGGTGCAGGCCCGCCGACGCCTGGACGCCCACTACGGTCCGGAGCTGGGCGAGCCGTTCACCACCGCGGGCCTGTGCTTCTACCGCGACGGCGCCGACAGCGTGGCCTGGCACGGCGACCGGGTGGGGCGTGGCCGCAGCACCGACACCATGGTCGCCATCCTGTCCCTCGGCGCCGATCGGCCGCTGCTGCTGCGGCCCACCGAGGGCGGTGGACCCACGCTGCGGTACTCGCTGGGCCACGGCGACCTGCTGGTGATGGGCGGCAGCTGCCAGCGCACCTGGGAGCACGCCGTGCCCAAGTCGACCCGGCCGACGGGCCCGCGGATCAGCGTGCAGTACCGCCCCGCGCACGTCCGCTGA
- the idi gene encoding isopentenyl-diphosphate Delta-isomerase — MSHAPAAVELVVLLDESGHEIGTMPKSEVHTAHTPLHRAFSCYVFGPHGQVLLTQRALDKSTFPGVWTNTVCGHPAPGEDDVDAIRRRAEHELGITVTDIRPALPDFRYRAEFQGVVENEICPVYLARTGDTPQPRPDEVNDWVWLSWEELPSEVARRAAEFSAWSQTQISQLRQRAVVRDYLQD; from the coding sequence GTGAGTCACGCCCCCGCCGCCGTCGAGCTCGTGGTCCTGCTCGACGAGTCTGGCCACGAGATCGGCACCATGCCCAAGAGCGAGGTGCACACCGCGCACACCCCGCTGCACCGGGCGTTCTCCTGCTACGTCTTCGGTCCGCACGGACAGGTGCTGCTCACCCAGCGCGCCCTGGACAAGTCCACCTTCCCCGGGGTGTGGACCAACACCGTGTGCGGGCACCCGGCGCCCGGCGAGGACGACGTCGACGCCATCCGCCGCCGGGCCGAGCACGAGCTGGGCATCACCGTCACCGACATCCGCCCGGCGCTGCCGGACTTCCGCTACCGCGCCGAGTTCCAGGGCGTGGTGGAGAACGAGATCTGCCCGGTGTACCTCGCTCGCACCGGCGACACCCCGCAGCCCCGCCCGGACGAGGTCAACGACTGGGTGTGGCTCAGCTGGGAGGAGCTGCCCAGCGAGGTCGCCCGACGCGCCGCGGAGTTCTCGGCGTGGAGCCAGACCCAGATCTCCCAGCTGCGCCAGCGTGCCGTGGTGCGCGACTACCTGCAGGACTGA
- a CDS encoding MFS transporter — MTARLTASDQAVSAATGPSRRGWLLAALLGATFLGTVSNNIVNVPLRQITDDFGAPVTQGVLVASTSVLVLAVMMPLTGWVSDRLGRRRTLVLALTVLTLGTLGAALAPSLPLLVAARAVQGLGCAAVPTAVMGMLSASWPENRRSRVMGAWGAANGIGQAVGPPVGGIVSDLFGWRAIFAGLVPVTVGVLVLTLVVVPQHVGRGARIDWLGAGSLTAGVALLMCAATAAPQAGVPLALPLLGVVLGFASLAVFVVTGLRRPAPFIDPRALVEIRWLRSATGVFVQQSSLAAVLVAVPLHLTGAVGLSVTTTGLLTFALPLVWAVSAPFVGLLADRVGPRLVLRVGLGVLVLGDVALAVVVGSGVRSLPVIALVLVGTGLGVALVQTPALTGATRSPAGQLGPGLGLFNMMRFVGAALGTAGVAAAYPGALGWLFGGCAVVAVLGLALSFGGRDDHLQPTSALRVG; from the coding sequence GTGACGGCACGTCTCACGGCGTCTGACCAGGCGGTCTCGGCCGCCACCGGCCCCTCGCGGCGAGGGTGGCTGCTCGCCGCCCTGCTCGGCGCGACCTTCCTCGGGACGGTCAGCAACAACATCGTCAACGTCCCGTTGCGCCAGATCACCGACGACTTCGGCGCCCCGGTCACCCAAGGGGTGCTGGTGGCGTCCACGTCGGTGCTGGTGCTCGCGGTGATGATGCCGCTGACCGGGTGGGTCAGCGACCGGCTCGGGCGGCGCCGCACGCTGGTGCTCGCCCTCACCGTGCTCACCCTGGGCACGCTGGGCGCTGCCCTGGCCCCCAGCCTGCCGCTGCTGGTGGCCGCCCGGGCGGTGCAGGGTCTGGGCTGCGCGGCGGTGCCGACGGCGGTGATGGGGATGCTCTCGGCCAGCTGGCCGGAGAACCGGCGCAGCCGCGTCATGGGCGCCTGGGGCGCGGCCAACGGCATCGGCCAGGCGGTGGGTCCACCCGTCGGGGGCATCGTGTCCGACCTGTTCGGCTGGCGGGCGATCTTCGCCGGGCTGGTGCCGGTGACGGTGGGCGTGCTGGTGCTGACGCTGGTGGTGGTGCCCCAGCACGTCGGCCGCGGCGCGCGCATCGACTGGCTGGGGGCGGGGTCGCTCACCGCCGGGGTGGCGCTGCTGATGTGCGCCGCCACCGCGGCGCCCCAGGCCGGGGTGCCGCTGGCGCTGCCGCTGCTGGGCGTGGTGCTGGGCTTTGCCTCCCTGGCAGTGTTCGTGGTGACCGGGCTGCGCCGGCCCGCGCCGTTCATCGACCCGCGGGCACTGGTGGAGATCCGCTGGCTGCGCAGCGCCACCGGCGTCTTCGTGCAGCAGTCGTCGCTGGCGGCGGTGCTGGTCGCGGTGCCGCTGCACCTCACCGGCGCGGTGGGGCTGTCGGTGACCACCACCGGGCTGCTGACCTTCGCCCTCCCGCTGGTGTGGGCGGTCTCCGCGCCGTTCGTGGGCCTGCTGGCTGACCGGGTGGGACCTCGGCTGGTGCTGCGGGTCGGCCTCGGCGTGCTGGTGCTGGGCGACGTCGCCCTGGCGGTGGTCGTCGGCTCCGGGGTTCGGTCGCTGCCGGTGATCGCCCTGGTGCTGGTGGGCACCGGGTTGGGCGTCGCGCTGGTGCAGACGCCGGCGCTCACCGGCGCCACCAGGTCGCCGGCCGGGCAGCTGGGGCCCGGGCTGGGCCTGTTCAACATGATGCGATTCGTCGGCGCCGCGCTGGGTACCGCAGGGGTGGCTGCCGCCTACCCGGGGGCGCTGGGCTGGCTGTTCGGCGGCTGCGCCGTGGTGGCGGTGCTGGGCCTGGCGCTGAGCTTCGGCGGACGCGACGACCACCTGCAACCCACATCCGCGCTCAGAGTGGGCTGA
- a CDS encoding lipocalin family protein translates to MRAQIRRALTAATLTTATLGAVLSGGLATAAAAPAPVQTQAPGPLQPVPTDLSRYLGTWNQLASIPAFFDVFCVRDTQARYSLNDDGTVRVQNRCAGPFGIPVPIEGTARVSDPVTTGALQVTFLAAFNQPVFLGGTNYVVAAHSPDTLDEDYTWALVGSPDRSTGFVLSRTPALDEAQWRTVLAAVTDAGFDPCRLNTTVTTGGLQTAQPLCTLDPSGR, encoded by the coding sequence ATGCGTGCACAGATCCGGCGGGCGCTCACCGCCGCCACCCTCACTACCGCCACGCTCGGCGCCGTGCTGAGCGGCGGCCTCGCCACCGCCGCCGCGGCCCCGGCTCCAGTGCAGACCCAGGCGCCCGGGCCGCTGCAACCGGTGCCCACGGACCTGTCCCGCTACCTGGGCACCTGGAACCAGCTGGCGTCCATCCCCGCGTTCTTCGACGTCTTCTGCGTCCGCGACACCCAGGCGCGCTACAGCCTCAACGACGACGGCACCGTGCGCGTGCAGAACCGCTGCGCCGGACCGTTCGGCATCCCGGTGCCCATCGAGGGCACCGCACGGGTGAGTGACCCGGTGACCACCGGAGCCCTGCAGGTGACCTTCCTGGCTGCGTTCAACCAGCCGGTGTTCCTGGGCGGCACCAACTACGTGGTGGCCGCCCACAGCCCCGACACCCTCGACGAGGACTACACCTGGGCGCTGGTGGGCTCGCCCGACCGCAGCACCGGGTTCGTCCTGTCGCGCACCCCCGCACTGGACGAGGCGCAGTGGCGCACCGTGCTCGCCGCGGTGACCGACGCGGGCTTCGACCCGTGCCGGCTGAACACCACGGTGACCACCGGTGGCCTGCAGACCGCGCAGCCGCTGTGCACGCTCGACCCGTCCGGCCGCTGA
- a CDS encoding deoxyribodipyrimidine photo-lyase, producing MAPPATLAPVQRSVDQDETAIVWFRRDLRLGDLPTLSAAAATARSSVALFVLDDALLGPAGAPRTTFLYRCLRELDAALQGRLLLVRGDPVQVVPEVARQVQARTVHVSADFGPYGRRRDGAVRDALGETELVTTGSPYAVAPGRVTKPDGTPYRVFTPFRRAWAEHGWRPPAQTSAATVSWLDPPPVASRCAVPADVDLGALELPDPGEAAALARWEQFRTEDLPGYATDRDRPDRDVTSRMSAYLKWGCVHPRTLLHTLASDHGEGATTFQTELAWRDFYADVLHHRPDSARRSYDRRFDALGYDSGPDAERAFAAWREGRTGFPIVDAGMRQLRHEGWMHNRLRMIVASFLTKDLHLPWWWGARHFMDHLVDGDLANNQHGWQWTAGTGTDASPYFRVFNPVTQGQKVDPDGDYVRRWVPELRGVPGKAVHTLPDGPPPGYPEPLVDHAHERQVALQRYGAVTGKN from the coding sequence TTGGCGCCGCCAGCAACCCTGGCCCCGGTGCAGCGCAGCGTGGACCAGGACGAGACGGCGATCGTGTGGTTTCGCCGGGACCTGCGCCTGGGTGACCTGCCGACGCTGAGCGCGGCCGCGGCCACCGCCCGCTCCTCGGTGGCGCTGTTCGTGCTGGACGACGCGTTGCTGGGTCCCGCCGGTGCCCCGCGCACCACCTTCCTCTACCGCTGCCTGCGTGAGCTGGACGCGGCGTTGCAGGGTCGGCTGCTGCTGGTGCGTGGCGACCCGGTGCAGGTGGTGCCCGAGGTGGCCAGGCAGGTGCAGGCGCGCACCGTGCACGTCAGCGCCGACTTCGGTCCCTACGGCCGCCGCCGGGACGGCGCGGTGCGCGATGCGCTGGGCGAGACCGAGCTGGTCACCACCGGCTCGCCCTACGCGGTGGCGCCCGGCCGGGTGACCAAGCCCGACGGCACGCCCTACCGGGTGTTCACCCCGTTCCGGCGGGCCTGGGCCGAGCACGGCTGGCGCCCGCCGGCGCAGACCTCGGCCGCCACGGTGAGCTGGCTGGACCCGCCCCCGGTTGCTTCGCGGTGCGCCGTCCCGGCGGACGTGGACCTGGGCGCACTCGAGCTCCCGGACCCCGGTGAGGCGGCAGCGCTGGCCCGGTGGGAGCAGTTCCGCACCGAGGACCTGCCTGGCTACGCCACCGACCGCGACCGGCCCGACCGCGACGTCACCAGCCGGATGTCGGCGTACCTGAAGTGGGGCTGCGTGCACCCGCGGACGTTGCTGCACACCCTGGCGAGCGACCACGGCGAGGGCGCCACCACGTTCCAGACCGAGCTGGCCTGGCGGGACTTCTACGCCGACGTGCTGCACCACCGGCCGGACTCCGCCCGGCGCAGCTACGACCGGCGCTTCGACGCGCTGGGCTACGACAGCGGCCCGGACGCCGAGCGGGCCTTCGCCGCCTGGCGGGAGGGACGCACCGGCTTTCCCATCGTGGACGCCGGGATGCGTCAGCTGCGCCACGAGGGGTGGATGCACAACCGGCTGCGGATGATCGTCGCGTCCTTCCTCACCAAGGACCTGCACCTGCCCTGGTGGTGGGGCGCGCGGCACTTCATGGACCACCTGGTGGACGGCGACCTGGCCAACAACCAGCACGGCTGGCAGTGGACGGCCGGCACCGGCACCGACGCCTCCCCCTACTTCCGGGTGTTCAACCCGGTGACGCAGGGACAGAAGGTGGACCCCGACGGCGACTACGTGCGCCGGTGGGTGCCGGAGCTGCGGGGCGTGCCCGGCAAGGCGGTGCACACCCTGCCCGACGGACCCCCGCCCGGCTACCCCGAGCCACTGGTGGACCACGCCCACGAGCGGCAGGTGGCGCTGCAGCGGTACGGCGCGGTCACCGGCAAGAACTAG
- a CDS encoding putative quinol monooxygenase, which translates to MLAVIATLTVREGTGPDFEAAIAALGVQVRENEPGNLLYQLTRSKTEPNVYKMLELYADGAAAKAHGESAHFKEGGKVMAGFLAAAPELEYLDAL; encoded by the coding sequence ATGCTTGCCGTCATCGCCACCCTCACCGTCCGCGAAGGAACGGGTCCCGACTTCGAGGCCGCCATTGCCGCGCTGGGGGTGCAGGTGCGGGAGAACGAGCCGGGCAACCTGCTCTACCAGCTCACCCGGTCCAAGACCGAGCCGAACGTCTACAAGATGCTCGAGCTCTACGCCGACGGCGCCGCCGCCAAGGCGCACGGGGAGTCCGCGCACTTCAAGGAGGGCGGCAAGGTGATGGCCGGGTTCCTGGCGGCCGCGCCCGAGCTGGAGTACCTTGACGCGCTCTGA